Genomic window (Rathayibacter sp. VKM Ac-2760):
CACCTCGAGCGAGGCGCCGACCGCGCCGTAGGTGCCGACGACGTCGGCGAAGAAGATCGCGTCGAACACCCCGCGCTCGAGCGTCTGCGCGACGTCGACCCAGAAGTCGAGGTCCTCGAACGAGCCCTGCCGCGCCTCCGGCCGCCGCCACTGCCCGTGGTGGATGTGCGAGGGCGTGTTCATCACGAACGCGTTGAAGAGCAGGGGGCGGGGGTCGGTCATGCGGGCTGCTCCTGGGGTCGGGCGCGGTGCGGGTCGGCAGTGACGGGGTCGTGCGAGGCGATCGTACGGGCTCGCGTCGGGTGCGCGGCGCTCGATGACGGGGGTCTCGATACGCCGCCTGCGGCGCCTACTCGACCAGCATGCTTCCGCCCCTGCTGATCGAGTAGCCCGGCGCAGCCGGGCGTATCGAGATCCAGCGCCGCCCTACTCCCGCCGCACCGCCCCCGGCCGCAGTCGCTGCGCCAGCCGCTTCAGCGGGTGCGCCGGCTCGCGCTCGGCCGGCTCCTCCACTTCCAGCCCGTAGAACGACCCGATGTCGCCGACGAAGGCGGCGCGGCGCGCGCGGTCGTACGCGCGGATCTCCCGCCGGAACGCGATCACCGTCGCGATGCACATCAGGATCATCACCACGCTGAACGGCAGCGCCGAGAGGATCGCGGCCGTCTGCAGCGCGTCGAGCCCGCCCGCGATCAGCAGCGAGAGCGCGAGCAGCGCCGTCGCGAGCGCGAAGAAGATGCGGGTGCGGTTGCGCGGCTCCGCGTCGCCGCCGGTGGCGATCATCGACATCACCAGGGCGCCGGAGTCGGCGGAGGTGACGAAGAAGATGCCGATCAGGATGATCGCGCCGACCGTGAGCACCGAGCCCGCTGGCAGGCCCTGCAGCATCGAGAAGAGCGCCGCGTCGGTGCTGACCGAGCCGTCGGCGCCGACGAGCCCGCCGTCGCCGTAGAGCTCGCGGTAGAGGGCGGTGCCGCCGAGCACGCTGAACCAGAGGAACGTCATGATCGTCGGCACCAGGAGCACCCCGCCGACGAACTCGCGGACCGTGCGGCCCTTCGACACCCGGGCGATGAAGATGCCGACGAACGGCGCCCACGACATCCACCAGCCCCAGTAGAACGTCGTCCAGGTCGCCTGCCAGGCCTCGCCCTCCTGGCCGGCGTAGGCGCTGACCGTGAAGGTGAGGCCGATGAAGTTCTGCAGGTAGTTGCCGAGCGACTGCACGAACTCGCGCAGCAGGAACTGGGTCGGCCCCGCGACGAGCACGAACACCAGGAGCGCCGCGGCGAGCAGCAGGTTGCCGGTCGACAGCCACTTCATCCCCTTGCCCACGCCCGAGACGAGCGAGAACACGGTGAGGGCGGTCACGATCGCGATCACGACGATCTGCACCGTGAGCGAGGAGTCGACGATGCCGCTCGACTCCAGGCCCGCCGAGATCTGCGTCACGCCGAGACCGAGCGAGGTCGCGACTCCGAACATCGTGCCCACGAGGGCGACGACGTCGATCGCGTTGCCCCAGCCGCCGCGCACGCGCCGGCCCAGCAGCGGCTCGAGCGCCCACCGGATCGACACCGGGCGCTTCCGCCGGTGGATCGCGTAGGCGAGGGCGAGCCCGACCACCACGTAGATCGACCAGGCGTGCACGCCCCAGTGCAGGTAGGTCTGCGAGATCGCGCTCTGCGCGAGCTCCGTCGGCGTGCCGGTGACGCCGGGGCGCGGGGTGGCGAAGTGGGTGAGCGGCTCCGCGACGCCGTAGAAGACGAGGCCGATGCCCATCCCGGCCGCGAAGAGCAGCGAGATCCAGGAGAGCATCGAGAACTCCGGCTCGTCGTCGTCGGCGCCGAGCTTGATGTCGCCGAAGCGGCTGACGCCCATCCAGATCGCGAAGGCGACGAAGACCGCGGCGATCAGCACGTAGTACCAGCTGAAGGTGTTCACGACCGTGGTCTGCAGCGAGGCGAAGACCGCGGTCGCGACATCGGGGGCGAGGATCGCGAACGCGGCGATGGACAGGGTGAGGCCCGCGGCGGGCCAGAACACCCAGCGGGCGAGCGGCTGCGCCGTCTTCTCGGTGGTCTTCTGCTCGGGCATGGGGGCCTCTCGTCGACGGCAAAAGCTCCACCGTACACGGGCGGTGCGGCGCGGCGCGGCGGCGGAGCGGGCTCCCGGCTCCGTGCGGCAGGCTGGAGCCGTGCAGTTCAGAGTCTTCACCGAACCCCAGCAGGGCGCCAGCTACGAGGAGCTCCTCGCGGTCGCGCAGGCCACGCAAGCCCTCGGCTTCGACGGCTTCTTCCGCTCCGACCACTACCTCCGGATGGGTGACGGCGACCCCGGCCCCGGCCCGACCGACGCGTGGACGACCCTCGCGGGCCTCGCGCGCGAGACGGAGCGGATCGCGCTCGGCACCCTGGTCTCCTCCGTCACCTACCGCCCGCCGGGGATCCTCGCGATCCAGGTCGCGCAGGTCGACGCGATGTCGGGCGGGCGCGTGGAGCTCGGCCTCGGCACCGGCTGGTTCGAGGAGGAGCACGCCGCCTACGGCATCGACTTCCCGCCGCGCCGCTTCGACCTGCTCGAGGAGCAGCTCGAGATCGTCACCGGCCTCTGGTCGACCCCGGTCGGCGAGCGCTACTCCTTCGCCGGCGAGCACTACACGCTGACCGATTCGCCGGCGCTGCCGAAGCCCGCGCGACTGCCGGTGCCGGTGATCGTCGGCGGAGGCGGGCAGAAGCGCACCCCGCGCCTCGCGGCCCGCTTCGCCAGCGAGTTCAACCTGCCGTTCGCGGAGTTCGACGCGATCCCCGGCGCGTTCGAGCGCGTCGACGAGGCGTGCCGGGCGATCGGCCGCGAGCCGTCCTCGCTCGTGCACTCGGTCGCGCTGATCGCGGTCGGCGGAGCGGACGAGGCGGAGTTCACCCGCCGCGCCGCCGCCATCGGCCGCGAGCCGGCCGAGCTGCGCGAGCACGGCATCGCCGGCGGCGTCGACGAGACCGTCGACCGCCTCGAGTCCCTCCGCGCGGCCGGCGCCGAGCGCGTCTACCTCCAGTTCATGGACCTGCGCGACCTCGACCACCTCGACCACTTCGCCCGCGAGGTCCTGCCCCGCCTGTCGTCCTGAGCCTGCCGATCGAGGAGCCCGCGGAGCGGGTCCTCCCTGCTGATCGTCAAGCTCGCGCGGCGCCCCCCATGCTGATCGAGTAGCCCGCGCAGCGGGCGTATCGAGATCCACCGTTCTGCCGACGCCGGGTCTCGATACGCCGCCTCCGGCGGCTACTCGACCAGCGAGGAGGGCCGCTCCGCGGCCACTCGCCCGACATGACGGCACCCGTCGCGACCTAGGCTGGAACGATGGTGGACACGATCGAGCGCGCCGACGAGCGGCTGGACACCCGCTCGGCCGCCGAGGTGCCGTGGATCGTCCTCGTCTGGGACGACCCGGTGAACCTGATGTCGTACGTCTCCTACGTCTTCCGCAGCTACTTCGGCTTCGGCCGCGCCGAGGCCGAGCGCCTGATGCTGCAGGTGCACACGGAGGGGCGCGCCGTGGTCGCGACCGGCAACCGCGAGGAGATGGAGCGGCACGTGGAGGCGATGCACGGCTACGGCCTGTGGGCGACGCTGCAGAAGGCCGACGCGTGAGCGGCCGGGGGCGCCGCTGATGCGCGCCTTCCGCCGCGACTCCTCCGGTGCCGCCGTCGCCCGCTTCGACCGCGAGGAGGCGGGCATCCTCCGTCACCTCGCCGGCGAGATGCTCGAGCTGCTCGACCGCGGCACCGCGGAGGAGGCGCGCAACGATCCCGCCCTCGCCCGCCTGCTCCCGGACGCCTACCGCGACGACGCCGACGCCGCCGCGGAGTTCCGCCGCTTCACCGCCCCCGATCTGGCCGGCCGCAAGATGGACGACGCCCGCGCGATCACCGCCGCGCTCGACGCCGGCGAGGGCACCGGCCACGACCGCGTCTTCGCCGGTCTCGGCGAGGTGACCGTCCGGCTCGAGCCGCCGCAGGCGCTGTCCTGGCTCCGCGGCCTCACCGACATGCGCCTCGCCCTCGCCGCCCGGCTCGGCATCGTCGACACCGACGACGTCGAGCCGGCGGACGAGACGGGTCAGGCGATCCGCGCCGTCTACGACTGGCTCGGCAGCGTCCAGGACGGCCTCGTCCGCGCGATCGACGTGTGACCCCTCCCGCGAGATGCCAATTCTGACGTCGTTCCTCGGCGTGTCGCGGTCATAAGTGGCATCTCGCGGGAGGGGGTTCCCTAGAGGATCGAGAGATCTCCACAGCTGTGGACAACCCTGTGGAGAGATGTGGAGAACGGTCGTCCTCGCGGGGGAGGAGAGCGGGGAGAAGCCCGTCCTGCACCGGATCCGCGGCCGCTCGGTTCGACGCGGGGTGTGGAAACGCGTACCGTCCGGGCTGTGAACACTCCCTCAGGAACCCAGGCCAAGCGCGCAGCCGACGACGCGCAGGACTCGACCGCGGTGCGCACCCTCGCCCGCGGGGGCTACGCCGCGAACGGCCTCGTCCACGTCCTCATCGGCGTCATCGCCCTGCAGATCGCGACCGGCGGCCAGGGCGAGGCCGACCAGACCGGAGCGCTCAGCTCGCTCGCCGCGCAGCCCGGGGGAGTGGTCGTGCTCTGGGTCTGCGCGATCGGGCTCTTCGGGCTCGCGCTGTGGGGTGCGCTCGAGGCGTTCCTCGTGGTGAGCGGCGACAGCGCCGCGTCCCGCTGGGGCAGCCGGCTCAAGGAGGCGGCGAAGGCCGTCGTCTATCTCGCGCTCGGCATCACGACCCTGCGCTTCGCGCTGGGCGGCAGCTCCGACTCGTCCGAGACGTCCGAGAGCGCGAGCGCGCAGGTCCTCGCCGCGCCCGGCGGAGTGGTGCTGCTCGTGATCGCCGGACTCGCGATCCTCGCGGTCGGCGCCGTGTTCGTCTACCGCGGCGCCTCGAAGAAGTTCCTGAAGAACGTCGCCCAGCCGGGCGGCACGGCCGGCCGCGTCGTCACCGGGCTCGGCATCGCGGGCTACGTCGCCAAGGGCGTCGTGCTCGGCGTGCTCGGGGTCCTGGTGATCATCGCCGCGGTCACGCACGATCCGGAGCAGGCGGGCGGCCTCGACGAGGCGCTGAAGACGCTGACCGAGCTGCCGTTCGGCGTGGTGCTGCTCGGCGTCGTCGCGGTCGGCCTGATCGCCTACGGCGCCTTCTGCTTCGCCCGCGCCCGCTGGCCCAAGCTCTGAGAACGCGCGTTCCCTACCCCCTGACGGGTGTGATCGCAAGCGGTCCCCCCTGGTCCATTCCGGTGAGACGCTGGGCACATGCAGGCACCAGGCGATGACGCGAGCGCGGAGCGAGTCCGCCCTGCCCTCGCGCAGACCGCCGCCCGGCTCCTCCCCGCCGTCGCGGCCGGTGACCGTGCCGCGTTCGCCGAGCTGTTCGACCGCTTCGGCGGCCTCTTCGCCGCGTCGATCGCGACCGTGCAGGCCGATGCCGCCGCCCGCGACCGGATCTGCGCCGAGGCCTTCACCGCCGTCTGGCGCCGCGCCCGCGAGGGTGCCCGCGCACCGGAGCCGGTGCTGTGGCTCCTCGAGGTGCTCTGCGAGACCCTCGGCTCCTCGCGCGAGGCGGGTCGCCGCCCGCTCGGCGACGGGGTGCTCGCCATGGCCTGCCCGGACCGGGAGCTGCTGCTGCTCGCCGTCGCCGGCCACTACTCCCAGCCCGAGATCGCCGCGCTGACCGGCGTGCGCGAGTCGCGACTGCGCTCGATCCTGCGCGACGCTCTCGGCTCGCTCCGCGGCGGGCTCGGCGGGAGCGCGCTCACCGCCTGAGCCGCGATCGCCCCGGGCGCCGTGCGCGCCGGGGCGGCGATCTGCGCACGACCCTGCGGGAACAGATCGCGCGGGCGTAAAGTTGAGTCATTCGAACTCAACTTTCGAACCGCAAGGAGGAGATGCAGATGCAGGCCGGTCGGACACCCCAGCAGGACGAGTCGTCCGCTCTCGCGCAGTACGGCGTCGATCTGACCGCGATCGCGGCGAGCGGCAAGCTCGACCCGGTCATCGGCCGGGACGCCGAGATCCGCCGGGTGAGCCAGGTGCTGACGCGCCGCACCAAGAACAACCCCGTGCTCATCGGCGAGCCGGGCGTCGGCAAGACGGCGGTCGTCGAGGGGCTCGCCCAGCGGATCGTCGCGGGCGACGTCGCCGACAGCCTCAAGGGCAAGCGCCTGGTCAGCCTCGACCTCTCCGCGCTGATCGCGGGCGCCAAGTACCGCGGAGAGTTCGAGGAGCGCCTCAAGGCCGTCCTCGCCGAGATCAACGACTCCGGCGGCCGCATCATCACCTTCATCGACGAGCTGCACACTCTGATGGGGGCGGGCGGCGGCGAGGGCTCGGTCGCGGCCGCGAACATGCTCAAGCCCATGCTGGCCCGCGGCGAGCTGCGGATGATCGGCGCCACGACGCTCGACGAGTACCGCCAGTACATCGAGAAGGACGCGGCCCTCGAGCGCCGCTTCCAGCAGGTGTTCGTCGGCGAGCCGACCGTCGAGGACACGGTCGCCATCCTCCGCGGGCTGAAGGAGCGCTACGAGGCGCACCACAAGGTCGCCATCGCCGACTCGGCGCTGATCGCCGCCGCCTCGCTGTCCAACCGCTACATCACCGCCCGGCAGCTGCCCGACAAGGCCATCGACCTCATCGACGAGGCCGCGTCGCGCCTGCGGATGGAGATCGACTCCGCGCCCGTCGAGATCGACGAGCTGCGCCGCTCCGTCGACCGGCTGAAGCTCGAGGAGCTGGCGCTGAAGAAGGAGAAGGACGACGCCTCGAAGGCGCGGCTGGAGAAGCTGCGCGAGGACCTCGCCCGCCGCGGCGCCCAGCTCGCCGAGCTGCAGGAGCGCTGGGAGCGCGAGCGCGCCTCCCTCAACCGCATCGGCGACCTCAAGAACACGCTCGACGCGCTGCGGATCGCGGCCGAGCGCGCCCAGCGCGAGGGCAACCTCGAGCGCGCGTCGCGCCTGCTCTACGGCGACATCCCGGCGGCCGAGCGCGAGCTCGCGGCGGCGGAGCAGGAGGAGGAGCCGACCGAGGGCCGCATGGTCAACGAGCAGGTCACCTCGGACGACATCGCCGCGGTCATCGCCGCCTGGACGGGGATCCCCGTCGGCCGGCTGATGCAGGGCGAGACCGAGAAGCTGCTGCACCTCGAGACCGAGCTGCACCGGCGCCTGATCGGCCAGAACGAGGCCGTCTCGGCCGTCGCCGGCGCCGTCCGCCGCACCCGCGCGGGCGTCTCCGACCCCGACCGGCCGACCGGCTCGTTCCTCTTCCTCGGGCCGACCGGCGTCGGCAAGACCGAGCTCGCGAAGGCGCTGGCCGACTTCCTGTTCGACGACGAGAAGGCGATGGTGCGCATCGACATGTCGGAGTACGGCGAGAAGTTCGCCGTGTCGCGGCTGGTCGGCGCCCCTCCCGGCTACATCGGCTACGAGCAGGGCGGCCAGCTCACGGAGGCGGTGCGCCGCCGGCCGTACTCGGTCGTGCTGCTCGACGAGATCGAGAAGGCGCACCCCGAGGTCTTCGACGTGCTGCTGCAGGTGCTCGACGACGGCCGGCTCACCGACGGCCAGGGGCGGACGGTCGACTTCCGCAACACGATCCTCATCCTCACCTCGAACCTCGGCTCGCAGTTCCTGATCGACCCGTCGCTGACCCGCCCGCAGAAGGTCGAGGCCGTGCAGCAGATGGTGCGGCAGGCGTTCAAGCCGGAGTTCGTCAACCGGCTCGACGACATCGTCGTGTTCGAGGCGCTCGACCGCACCGAGCTCGGCGAGATCGTCTCGCTCTACGTCGACCGGCTCTCGCGCCGGCTGGCGGAGCGGCGCCTCGACCTCGCGGTCACCCCCGCCGCTCGCGGCTGGCTGGCCGAGCGCGGCTACGACCCGCAGTACGGCGCCCGCCCGCTGCGCCGTCTGATGCAGCAGGAGATCGACGACCGCCTGGCGACGGCCCTCCTCGACGGCTCGATCCGCGACGGCGACGTGGTGCTCGTCGACGCGGGCCCCGACGGCCTGCTGGTCTCGGCAGGCCTCGCGACGCCGTAGGCCGGCCTCTCCCCGCGCCCCTCTCCTCTCCAGAAGTTGTCGTACTCGAGTGCCGAGTACGACAACTTCTGCGAAGGAGGAGAGCGGGGAGCAGAAGGACGCTCCTCCACAGGACGCAGAGGGACGCGGTTCGTCCACAGTGCGGGGGAGGGCGTCCCGCGGCGGCGGTCCGCGCGGGTACCGTGCCGGGCATGGACTCCCCGACCCGCGTCCCCGGTGCGCGCATCGCCGACCTCGCGCCCGAGGAGCGGCCGCGCGAGCGGCTCCGCGCCCGGGGTCCCGAGGCGCTCACGGATGCGGAGACGCTCGCCGTCCTGATCGGCAGCGGGGTCCGCGGTGCCAACGCGACCGTCGTGGCGCAGCGGCTCCTGGCGCGCTTCGGCGGGATCGACGCGGTGTCGCGCGCGGGAGTGGCCGATCTCGCCCGCCAGCGCGGGGTCGGCGAGGTCGCCGCCTGCCGCATCGTCGCCTCCTTCGAGCTGCGCCGGAGGATGAACCGCGCCGGGCGGGCGGCGCGCGTCCTCGACGCGGCCGGCCTCGCCGAGCTGGTGCTGCCCCTCCTCGCCGGCCGCCCGAGCGAGACCGTCCTCGCGGTCGCGCTGACCGCCTCCGGAGCCGTGCGCGACGTCATCGCGCTCGCCGACGGAGCGCCCACCCACGCCGAGCTGCCGGTCGCCGAGATCCTCGCCGAGGTCCTGGCCCGCGGCGCCACCGGGGTCGCTCTCGCGCACAGCCACGCGGGCGCGGCGGACGTCCTCCCCTCCGACCGCGACGCCACGCGGACGCTCGCCGAGGCGTGCGCCGCCTGCGGGGTGCGCTTCGTCGCGCACGTCGTCGTCGGCGCGGACGGCTGGCGGGAGGCGCCGCCGTAGCGCCGGCGGACGTCCGTGCAAGCCCCCGGCTCCCCACCTCACCGGCCCGCGACACCGGCGTACCGTGGACGACGCCCCCCTCCCCTTCTCGAGCAGGAGTCCCCATGCGAGCAACGATCATCCACGGCGAGCGCGACGTCCGACTCGAGGAGGTGCCCGACCCCGTCCTCTCCACCGGTCGCGACGCGATCGTCCGGGTCACCGCCGCCTGCGTCTGCGGCTCGGACCTCTGGCCCTACCGCGGTGTCACCCCGACGAAGGAGGCGCACCGCATCGGCCACGAGTTCGTCGGCGTCGTCGAGGAGATCGGCGACGACGTGCACGACATCGCCGTCGGCGACTTCGTGATCGCCCCCTTCTACGTCTGCGACGGCACCTGCGCCAACTGCGCGAACGGCGTCTCGACCTCCTGCCTCACCGGCGGCTGGTGGGGCGCCGAGGTCGGCGAGCAGGGCTTCGCCGACGGCGCGCAGGGCGAGAAGGTCCGCGTGCCGCTCGCCGACGGCACGCTCTTCCGCGTCGGCACCGACCCGGACCCGGCGCTCATCCCGAGCCTGCTCACCCTCGCCGACGTGATGGGCACCGGCCACCACGCGGCGGTCTCGGCCGGGGTCACGGCCGGCTCGACGGTCGCGGTCGTCGGCGACGGAGCGGTCGGCCTCTGCGCCGTGCTCGCCGCCAAGCGCCTCGGCGCGACGACGATCATCGCGATGTCGCGGCACGAGTCCCGCCAGGCGCTCGCCACCCGCTTCGGCGCCACCCACATCGTGGACACCCGCGGCGACGAGGGCGTGGCCCGCGTCCGCGAGCTCACCGACGGCATCGGCGCGGACTGCGTCCTCGAGTGCGTCGGCACCAAGGAGTCGATGCAGCAGGCGCTCGACTCGGCCCGCCCCGGCGGCATGGTCGGCTACGTCGGCGTGCCCAACGGCGGCCCCGAGCTGCCGGTGCGCCAGATGTTCGGCTCGAACGTCGGCGTCAACGGCGGCGTCGCGCCCGTCCGCGGCTACATGGCGGAGCTCCTGCCGGACGTGCTCAGCGGCGCGATCGAGCCCGGCCTCGTCTTCGACCTGGAGCTGCCGCTCGAGGAGATCGCGGAGGCGTACGCCGCGATGGACGAGCGCCGCGCGATCAAGACCCTCGTGCGGCCGTAGCGGGAGCCGGTCGTGCGCATCGAGATCGAGACGCCCCGCGGCGTCGTCGCCGGAGTCGCGGAGGGCGGCGTCGCCCGGTTCCTCGGCATCCCGTTCGCCGAGGCGCCGGTCGGCGACCTCCGGTTCCGGCCCCCCGAGCCGCGGGCGCCGTTCGACGGCGTCGTCGAGGCCGACGCGTTCGGGGCGACCCCGCAGCGCGGTCGCCCCTTCGAGTTCACGACCATCCCCGAGCACTCGATCCCGGGCGACGACACGCTGACGCTCAATCTCTTCGCCCCCGCCGAGCGGGCCGGCTCGCTCCCCGTCCTCGTCTACCTGCACGGCGGCGGCTATGTCACGGGAGCGGCGTCGAGCGACTGGCACGACGGCTCGGCGTTCGCGCGCGACGGCGTGATCGTCGTGACGGCCGCCTACCGGCTGGGCGTCGACGGCTTCGGCGCGATCGAGGGGGACGCGAACCGCGGAGTGCGCGACTGGCTGGCGGCGCTCGAGTGGGTCCGCGAGAGCATCGGCGCGTTCGGCGGCGACCACGGCCGGGTCACCGTCGCCGGGCAGTCCGCGGGCGGTGGGGCCGTGCTGACCCTGCTCGGCTGCGCCCGGGCGCAGCCGCTGTTCGCGCGCGCCGTCGCGATCTCGCCGACCGACCGCAGCGTCCCGATCGAGGAGGCGGAGGAGCAGCTCGCCGCCTTCGCGCACGCCCTCGGCGTCGCGCCGACCCGCGCCGGGCTCGCCTCGCTCGATCAGGACGGGCTCTTCGAGACCGTCGCCCTCACGATGATGCCCGGCTCGGGCCACGCGATCGTCCTCGCGCCGGTCTCGGGCGACGAGCTCCTCCCGAGCCCGGTCGCCGAGGCGACCGCGACGATCGGTCTCGACAAGCCGCTCCTGATCGGGGCGACCGCGGACGAGTTCGACAGCCCCCGTCTCGCCCGCGAGCCGGGGGCGCCGCCCCGCACGACCGACCGGCTCTTCCGCCGCGCGGTGCTGCAGGCGGCGCGGAACCGGGCGGTCGGACCGGCCCCGACCTGGCTCTACGCGTTCGACTGGCTCTCGCCGGAGACGGGCGGAGCATCGCACTGCCTCGACCTGCCGTTCTTCTTCGACCACCTCGACGCCGAGGCGACCACGCGCGTCCTGGGCGAGACCCCTCCCGCCGGACTCGCCGCGGTGATGCACCGCGAGCTGGTCGCCTTCGTCCGCGGCGAGGAGCTGCCCTGGGCGCCGGCGCGCGGCGTCGAAGGGGACGCGGTGCGCGTCTACGACGTCGAGCCGAGGACGGTGCCGGGCCACTACGACGACGTGCTGCCGCTCGTCTCGGACCCGCGGGCATGAGCGCGTCGCCGCATGCGGCCGCACCGCGCTTCCACCCCGATCTCGCGCTCGGCCGCCTCGTCCCGCCGATCGTCCTCGGCCCGCGGCTGCTCCGCCTGGCGACCCGTCGCGCGGCAACCGGCGGGGAGGCACCGCCCGACCTCGTCGTCGAGGACCTCGTGATCCCGGGCCCGGACGGCACCACGGTCCCGGCGCGCAGCTACCGCCCGCGCACGCTCCGCGGAGCCGCGCCCGCGCTGGTCTGGGTGCACGGCGGCGGCATGGTGCTCGGCAGCCGCTTCGACGACGAGGCGTCGAACATCGCCTTCGCTCGCACCCTCGGCATCACCGTCCTCTCCGTCGGCTACCGGCTCGCACCCGCTCACCCGGCCCCGGCCGCCCTCGAGGACGTGCTGGCCGCGTTCCACTGGCTCGCCGAGCACGCCGACGAGCGCGGCGTCGATCCGGAGCGGATCGCGCTGGGCGGCGCGAGCGCGGGCGCCGGCCTGGCCGCCGGGGCGACCCTCCTCGCCCACGACCGCGGGGGAGCGCAGCCCGCCTTCCAGCTGCTGGTCTACCCGATGCTCGACGATCGCACCGTCACCCGTCCGGCGCCCCGCGGCGTCCGGGTCTGGACGCCGGGCAGCAACCGCTTCGGCTGGACGGCCTACCTCGGCGTCGAACCCGGCAGCGCAGGGGTGTCGCCGTACGCCGCGCCCGCCCGCCGCGACGACCTCTCGGGCCTCCCGCCGGCCTGGATCGGGGTCGGCACGCTCGATCTCTTCCACGACGAGGACGTCCGCTACGCCGAGCGCCTGCGCGCGGTCGGCGTGCCCTGCGAGCTCGAGATCGTCGAGGGCGCGTTCCACGGCTTCGACGCGGTCTTCTCCCGTACCCCGGTCGCGAAGCGGTTCTGGGCGGCGAAGGCGGCCGCCCTCGGGAGGGCTCTGGCGGAGTGAGGCGCGGCGGTGCCGGATGCGACGATGGAGGCATGGACATCGACCGCCTCGCCACCCGCTACGAGATCGCCCTGCCCGCCTGGATCGAGGACGCCGTTCGCGACGTCCCCGAGTTCCTCCCCGAGCGCGAGGACCGCATGGCCCTCGTGCACGCCCTGGCCGACCGGAACTTCCGCGAGGGCAACGGCGGCCCGTTCGCCGCGATCGTCGTCGAGCGCGACTCCGGCCGCGTGGTCTCGGTGGGCGTGAACGTCGTCCTCGGCAGCGGGGTCTCCTCCGGCCACGCCGAGGTCACCGCCCTCGGCCTCGCGCAGACCGCGGTCGGCAGCTGGGACCTCGGCGGCGAGGGCCTGCCCGCGCACGAGCTGGTCGTCAACTGGCGGCCCTGCGTGCAGTGCTACGGAGCGACGCTGTGGTCGGGCGTGCGCCGCCTGGTGGTCGCCGGCTCCGGTCCGGAGCTCGAGGAGATCTCCACGTTCGACGAGGGTCCGATGCGCGAGGACTGGGCCGCCCAGTTCGAGGCCCGCGGCATCGAGGTGGTCGACGGCGTGCTGCGTGACGAGGCGCTGGCCGTCTTCCGCGCCTACCGCGAGCACGTCGACGCCGGCGAGGTCCTCGTCTACAACGCGCGCGCCGCGGACTGAGCCCCGCCTCCGCCGAACGAGCGAGCCGCCCCGAGGGATCCCCGGGGCGGCTCGCTCGTGCCGTCAGTGGTTGCCGGGCGTGTACACGGCGGAGGCGCGCCACCAGTCGTCGAACATCGACAGCGGCACCTGCCGCTTGTGCTCGGTCGCCTGATACCTCGCCTCGATGGCCTCGGCGACCTCGGGAGCGACGTCGCCGCCCTCGAGGTAGGCGTCGAGGTCGGCGTAGACCAGGCCGAGGTTCGACTCGTCGGTCTGGCCGGGGTTCTCGTCGAGCAGGTCGGCCGTCGGCGCCTTCTCGTAGAGGCGGGCCGGTGCGTCGAGGTGCACCAGCAGCGAGCGGCCCTGGCGCTTG
Coding sequences:
- a CDS encoding AAA family ATPase; this encodes MQAGRTPQQDESSALAQYGVDLTAIAASGKLDPVIGRDAEIRRVSQVLTRRTKNNPVLIGEPGVGKTAVVEGLAQRIVAGDVADSLKGKRLVSLDLSALIAGAKYRGEFEERLKAVLAEINDSGGRIITFIDELHTLMGAGGGEGSVAAANMLKPMLARGELRMIGATTLDEYRQYIEKDAALERRFQQVFVGEPTVEDTVAILRGLKERYEAHHKVAIADSALIAAASLSNRYITARQLPDKAIDLIDEAASRLRMEIDSAPVEIDELRRSVDRLKLEELALKKEKDDASKARLEKLREDLARRGAQLAELQERWERERASLNRIGDLKNTLDALRIAAERAQREGNLERASRLLYGDIPAAERELAAAEQEEEPTEGRMVNEQVTSDDIAAVIAAWTGIPVGRLMQGETEKLLHLETELHRRLIGQNEAVSAVAGAVRRTRAGVSDPDRPTGSFLFLGPTGVGKTELAKALADFLFDDEKAMVRIDMSEYGEKFAVSRLVGAPPGYIGYEQGGQLTEAVRRRPYSVVLLDEIEKAHPEVFDVLLQVLDDGRLTDGQGRTVDFRNTILILTSNLGSQFLIDPSLTRPQKVEAVQQMVRQAFKPEFVNRLDDIVVFEALDRTELGEIVSLYVDRLSRRLAERRLDLAVTPAARGWLAERGYDPQYGARPLRRLMQQEIDDRLATALLDGSIRDGDVVLVDAGPDGLLVSAGLATP
- a CDS encoding DUF2017 family protein, which produces MRAFRRDSSGAAVARFDREEAGILRHLAGEMLELLDRGTAEEARNDPALARLLPDAYRDDADAAAEFRRFTAPDLAGRKMDDARAITAALDAGEGTGHDRVFAGLGEVTVRLEPPQALSWLRGLTDMRLALAARLGIVDTDDVEPADETGQAIRAVYDWLGSVQDGLVRAIDV
- the clpS gene encoding ATP-dependent Clp protease adapter ClpS codes for the protein MVDTIERADERLDTRSAAEVPWIVLVWDDPVNLMSYVSYVFRSYFGFGRAEAERLMLQVHTEGRAVVATGNREEMERHVEAMHGYGLWATLQKADA
- a CDS encoding UPF0758 domain-containing protein, whose protein sequence is MDSPTRVPGARIADLAPEERPRERLRARGPEALTDAETLAVLIGSGVRGANATVVAQRLLARFGGIDAVSRAGVADLARQRGVGEVAACRIVASFELRRRMNRAGRAARVLDAAGLAELVLPLLAGRPSETVLAVALTASGAVRDVIALADGAPTHAELPVAEILAEVLARGATGVALAHSHAGAADVLPSDRDATRTLAEACAACGVRFVAHVVVGADGWREAPP
- a CDS encoding DUF1206 domain-containing protein; translation: MNTPSGTQAKRAADDAQDSTAVRTLARGGYAANGLVHVLIGVIALQIATGGQGEADQTGALSSLAAQPGGVVVLWVCAIGLFGLALWGALEAFLVVSGDSAASRWGSRLKEAAKAVVYLALGITTLRFALGGSSDSSETSESASAQVLAAPGGVVLLVIAGLAILAVGAVFVYRGASKKFLKNVAQPGGTAGRVVTGLGIAGYVAKGVVLGVLGVLVIIAAVTHDPEQAGGLDEALKTLTELPFGVVLLGVVAVGLIAYGAFCFARARWPKL
- a CDS encoding BCCT family transporter, coding for MPEQKTTEKTAQPLARWVFWPAAGLTLSIAAFAILAPDVATAVFASLQTTVVNTFSWYYVLIAAVFVAFAIWMGVSRFGDIKLGADDDEPEFSMLSWISLLFAAGMGIGLVFYGVAEPLTHFATPRPGVTGTPTELAQSAISQTYLHWGVHAWSIYVVVGLALAYAIHRRKRPVSIRWALEPLLGRRVRGGWGNAIDVVALVGTMFGVATSLGLGVTQISAGLESSGIVDSSLTVQIVVIAIVTALTVFSLVSGVGKGMKWLSTGNLLLAAALLVFVLVAGPTQFLLREFVQSLGNYLQNFIGLTFTVSAYAGQEGEAWQATWTTFYWGWWMSWAPFVGIFIARVSKGRTVREFVGGVLLVPTIMTFLWFSVLGGTALYRELYGDGGLVGADGSVSTDAALFSMLQGLPAGSVLTVGAIILIGIFFVTSADSGALVMSMIATGGDAEPRNRTRIFFALATALLALSLLIAGGLDALQTAAILSALPFSVVMILMCIATVIAFRREIRAYDRARRAAFVGDIGSFYGLEVEEPAEREPAHPLKRLAQRLRPGAVRRE
- a CDS encoding LLM class F420-dependent oxidoreductase, giving the protein MQFRVFTEPQQGASYEELLAVAQATQALGFDGFFRSDHYLRMGDGDPGPGPTDAWTTLAGLARETERIALGTLVSSVTYRPPGILAIQVAQVDAMSGGRVELGLGTGWFEEEHAAYGIDFPPRRFDLLEEQLEIVTGLWSTPVGERYSFAGEHYTLTDSPALPKPARLPVPVIVGGGGQKRTPRLAARFASEFNLPFAEFDAIPGAFERVDEACRAIGREPSSLVHSVALIAVGGADEAEFTRRAAAIGREPAELREHGIAGGVDETVDRLESLRAAGAERVYLQFMDLRDLDHLDHFAREVLPRLSS